One part of the Lycium ferocissimum isolate CSIRO_LF1 chromosome 8, AGI_CSIRO_Lferr_CH_V1, whole genome shotgun sequence genome encodes these proteins:
- the LOC132067343 gene encoding uncharacterized protein LOC132067343, producing MRRIRFSNGSSTSALLGTTTFPFSNYTKSCSVKPKSFLKLFPSRKPHFTTTHYRLVTTAQYSSYTSHVLPTPQTNNLSGGDGQNGYPMKDSKVVLKGMRYTDLEKWVQSHGYKPGQALMLWKRLYGDNIWAQSSEELEGLNKDFRKMLSEHAEFKMLNLIEILTASDGTKKMLFKLEDDLVIETVLIPCERGRNTVCISSQVGCAMNCQFCYTGRMGLKRNLSTSEIVEQAVLARRLLSSEVGPISNVVFMGMGEPLHNIENVIKAADILVDEQGLHFSPRKVTVSTSGLVPQLKRFLRESNCALAVSLNATTDEVRSWIMPINRKFNLNLLLGTLREELQSKHKYKVLFEYVMLAGVNDSVEDAKRLIYLVQGIPCKINLITFNPHSGSFFKPTKKEKILEFRDILAEAGCVVLFRWSRGDDQMAACGQLGKPGEIQAPMLRVPSQFQAVLEAAV from the exons ATGAGGAGAATTCGCTTCTCCAATGGCAGCAGCACCTCTGCTTTGCTTGGAACAACTACTTTTCCATTCTCCAATTACACAAAATCTTGTTCAGTAAAACCCAAATCTTTTCTAAAGTTGTTTCCTTCAAGAAAACCCCATTTCACTACAACCCATTATAGATTAGTTACAACAGCTCAATATTCTTCTTATACCTCTCATGTTCTACCAACACCTCAAACTAACAACCTTTCTG GAGGTGATGGACAAAATGGGTATCCAATGAAGGATTCGAAAGTGGTTTTGAAAGGGATGAGATATACTGATCTTGAG AAATGGGTTCAGTCACATGGTTATAAGCCTGGGCAGGCACTGATGTTATGGAAACGTCTGTATGGGGATAATATTTGGGCTCAAAGCAGTGAGGAACTAGAAG gTTTGAATAAAGATTTCAGGAAAATGTTGAGTGAACATGCTGAATTTAAGATGTTAAACTTGATAGAAATTCTGACAGCGTCTGATGGAACTAAAAAG ATGTTATTCAAGTTGGAAGATGATCTGGTAATAGAAACTGTTCTGATACCTTGTGAGCGGGGCAGGAACACCGTCTGTATATCTAGTCAAGTAGGTTGTGCCATGAATTGCCAGTTTTGCTACACTGGCAG AATGGGTCTGAAGAGAAATTTATCTACTTCTGAGATAGTTGAGCAGGCTGTCTTAGCTCGACGGTTATTATCCAGTGAAGTTGGGCCAATTAGCAATGTTGTGTttatg GGAATGGGAGAACCACTTCACAACATTGAGAATGTCATAAAAGCTGCAGACATATTGGTCGATGAACAAGGACTTCATTTTAGTCCTCGAAAGGTCACCGTTTCTACAAGTGGGCTCGTGCCCCAGCTTAAGCGCTTTCTTCGCGAGTCTAATTGTGCTTTGGCAGTCAGTTTGAACGCTACAACTGATGAG GTCAGAAGCTGGATCATGCCAATTAACCGCAAATTTAACTTGAACTTGCTTCTTGGAACACTAAGAGAGGAGCttcaatcaaaacataagtACAAAGTTCTGTTTGAGTATGTAATGCTTGCTGGAGTTAATGATAG TGTTGAGGATGCAAAGAGACTAATCTATCTTGTCCAGGGCATTCCATGCAAGATTAACCTGATCACTTTTAACCCTCATTCTGGATCCTTCTTCAAACCGACTAAAAAAGAGAAGATACTCGAGTTCAGAGACATCCTCGCTGAAGCAGGATGTGTCGTGCTTTTCCGATGGAGTAGAGGAGACGATCAAATGGCCGCCTGTGGTCAGCTAGGTAAACCAGGTGAAATCCAAGCTCCCATGCTTCGAGTGCCTTCTCAATTTCAAGCAGTCTTGGAAGCTGCAGTGTGA
- the LOC132067342 gene encoding uncharacterized protein LOC132067342, which produces MAALAPGILLKLLNGMKSGLKPTSEHRSSLLQVTDIVPADLDEKNLWPKHGFFIKVSDSSHSIYVSLPYEQDDLVLSNKMQLGQFIYVDKLEPGSPVPIVKGAKPLPGRHPLVGTPEPLMGLREKGEKVEQKNNQNMSAPPRRGSWGIGGGGEFVASSPQVLKPVPIDFDQCTPIKEKSSAVKFARVIPMSPVIRGKLGSSAGGALLGKLMEAKRESPSMVRKSCATPSMMKFPRSRSVTDRDREQRIVNSPLNSSTQEKKSSTPPPSLRSARMAASPTVGRESQRVTNSKKSSQEQQQQSQPIDSTHDNTSLTVNLPGKLSILGKEAVQQRENAQKIALQALRDASATENLVRSLKMFSNLSRAAKPDAPAACFDKFLEFHEQIAQAVAEMVSIQAATASNETSQNAEQENGGGPILHEIVQNSLEESRDNESNSSKRRAALYKSIAVFPERTDQKSILGKHLRSSTKERKGAALNTNVNENDENKKPASSSISSSISNTIKLGKQIESESGSWFMDFLEKALEKGLKKAKGKAEPDASGKVPQSLLLKVINWVEVEQFDSNKRPIHPKAGQVARKLRIKVKNP; this is translated from the exons ATGGCAGCATTAGCACCAGGGATTTTGTTGAAGTTACTAAATGGGATGAAATCAGGTCTAAAGCCAACAAGTGAACATAGGAGTTCACTTTTACAGGTTACTGATATTGTTCCTGCAGATCTTGATGAgaaaaatctatggccaaaacATGGATTTTTCATCAAAGTTTCAGATTCTTCACATTCCATTTATGTAAGTCTTCCATATGAACAAGATGATTTAGTACTAAGCAACAAAATGCAGCTAGGACAGTTCATTTATGTTGATAAATTAGAGCCTGGTTCGCCTGTTCCTATCGTTAAAGGCGCGAAACCACTCCCTGGTAGGCATCCTCTTGTTGGAACTCCAGAACCATTAATGGGGTTGAGAGAAAAAGGCGAAAAAGTTGAACAAAAAAACAATCAGAATATGTCAGCTCCACCAAGAAGGGGTTCTTGGGGAATAGGTGGAGGAGGAGAATTTGTTGCTTCATCTCCTCAAGTTTTGAAGCCTGTTCCTATTGATTTCGATCAATGTACACCGATAAAAGAGAAGTCTAGTGCTGTGAAATTCGCGCGAGTTATCCCAATGTCACCTGTTATTCGCGGAAAATTAGGGTCATCAGCTGGTGGCGCGTTGTTGGGTAAATTGATGGAGGCTAAAAGGGAAAGTCCTTCTATGGTGAGAAAAAGTTGTGCGACACCTAGTATGATGAAGTTTCCTAGGAGCAGAAGTGTAACAGATCGCGATCGAGAACAAAGAATTGTCAATTCACCTTTAAACTCAAGT acacaagaaaagaaaagttcaaCTCCACCACCAAGTTTAAGGAGTGCAAGAATGGCAGCTTCTCCAACAGTAGGTAGAGAGTCTCAAAGAGTTACCAATTCGAAAAAGTCTTCTCAGGAACAGCAACAACAATCTCAGCCTATTGATTCAACACATGACAATACCAGTCTGACTGTAAATTTGCCTGGAAAACTTAGTATCTTGGGAAAG GAAGCTGTACAGCAAAGGGAAAATGCACAGAAAATTGCTCTTCAAGCACTGAGGGATGCATCAGCTACAGAAAATCTCGTGCGGTCTTTGAA GATGTTTTCGAACTTGAGTAGAGCTGCAAAACCGGATGCACCAGCAGCCTGTTTCGATAAATTTCTCGAGTTTCATGAACAAATCGCGCAAGCTGTAGCGGAAATGGTATCAATTCAAGCAGCAACAGCTTCAAACGAAACGTCACAAAATGCTGAACAAGAGAATGGCGGGGGCCCTATTTTACACGAAATAGTGCAGAATTCACTTGAGGAATCACGGGACAATGAATCTAATTCATCAAAAAGGAGAGCTGCACTTTACAAATCCATTGCAGTATTTCCTGAGAGGACTGATCAAAAGTCAATTCTTGGAAAGCATTTGAGATCATCAACCAAGGAGAGAAAAGGAGCTGCATTGAATACTAACGTAAATGAGAACGATGAGAACAAGAAACCAGCTTCGTCTTCGATTAGCAGCAGCATTTCCAATACAATCAAATTAGGAAAGCAAATTGAGAGTGAATCAGGAAGTTGGTTtatggattttcttgaaaaggCACTGGAGAAAGGGCTGAAAAAGGCTAAAGGAAAAGCGGAACCAGATGCTTCTGGCAAAGTCCCTCAATCACTCTTGCTTAAAGTGATTAATTGGGTAGAAGTGGAACAGTTTGATTCGAATAAACGTCCTATTCATCCTAAAGCAGGACAAGTTGCCAGAAAGTTGAGGATCAAGGTGAAGAATCCCTGA